One genomic segment of Musa acuminata AAA Group cultivar baxijiao chromosome BXJ3-3, Cavendish_Baxijiao_AAA, whole genome shotgun sequence includes these proteins:
- the LOC135633812 gene encoding transport inhibitor response 1-like protein Os05g0150500 isoform X1: MVGGFRWAAMFPDEVWEHVFSFLPADADRNAAALVCRAWYRIERRSRWRVFVGNCYAVEPAAAVRRFPEVRAAAIKGKPHFADFNLVPSDWGGGAEAWVEAMAEGWPHLEELRLKRMVVSDDCLELIARCFKNFKVLSLVSCEGFSTAGLAAIAANCRNLRELDLHENEVEDNCLHWMSHFPESFASLVTLNIACLEGEVNVSVLERLIGRCPNLKTLRLNHSVPLERLVGLLHRVPQLVDLGTGKFAAQHHPELFSKLESAIAGCKNLKSLSGFWEAGPTYLPAIYSVCEGLTSLNLSYATIQGPELIKLISWCKNLQRLWVMDLIEDDGLIAVAASCKLLQELRVFPSDPYGAAQPISLTEHGLVAISAGCPMLHSVLYFCRQMTNAALLTVAKNCPNFTCFRLCIMEPHTPDYITRQPLDAGFSAIVESCKHLRRLSLSGLLTDLVFKSIGASANCLEMLSVAFAGDGDAGLHYILSGCKNLRKLEIRDCPFGDKPLLDNAAKLETMRSLWMSSCSVTLGACRQLARKMPLLNVEVINERKRGLPLELQPDNCPVEKLYIYRTVAGPRSDTPSCVWILR; encoded by the exons ATGGTAGGGGGGTTCAGATGGGCGGCGATGTTCCCGGATGAGGTGTGGGAGCACGTGTTCTCGTTCCTGCCGGCGGACGCCGACCGGAACGCAGCGGCGCTCGTGTGCCGCGCGTGGTACCGGATCGAGCGGCGGTCGCGGTGGCGGGTTTTCGTTGGGAACTGCTATGCGGTGGAGCCGGCCGCGGCGGTCCGGCGATTCCCGGAGGTGAGGGCGGCCGCGATCAAGGGGAAGCCCCACTTCGCCGATTTCAACCTGGTGCCCAGCGACTGGGGCGGCGGGGCCGAGGCGTGGGTCGAGGCGATGGCGGAGGGTTGGCCGCACCTGGAGGAGCTGCGCCTCAaaaggatggtggtctctgacgaCTGCCTTGAGCTCATCGCCCGGTGTTTCAAGAACTTCAAGGTGCTCTCTCTCGTCTCCTGCGAGGGTTTCAGCACGGCCGGACTCGCCGCCATCGCCGCCAACTGCAG GAATCTGAGGGAGCTAGACCTACATGAAAATGAAGTGGAGGATAATTGTCTACATTGGATGAGCCACTTTCCAGAGTCTTTTGCTTCTTTAGTAACCCTGAACATTGCATGCTTGGAAGGTGAGGTGAATGTTTCTGTTCTTGAGCGCCTCATTGGCAGATGTCCGAATCTCAAGACCCTCAGACTCAACCATTCTGTGCCTCTAGAAAGGCTTGTCGGCCTCCTACACAGGGTGCCACAGCTGGTGGACCTTGGAACTGGCAAGTTTGCTGCACAACATCATCCAGAGCTTTTCTCCAAGCTCGAGTCTGCCATTGCTGGCTGTAAAAATTTGAAGAGCCTCTCTGGTTTCTGGGAAGCTGGACCGACATACCTACCTGCAATCTACTCAGTTTGTGAGGGTCTTACATCACTGAATCTGAGCTATGCTACGATACAAGGCCCGGAGCTCATCAAGTTAATCAGCTGGTGCAAAAATCTGCAACGACTATGG gtaatggatttaattgaGGACGATGGCCTTATTGCTGTGGCAGCATCTTGCAAGCTCCTTCAAGAACTACGGGTATTCCCTTCTGATCCATACGGTGCCGCACAGCCTATCTCTCTTACCGAACATGGTCTGGTCGCCATCTCTGCTGGTTGCCCAATGCTTCACTCTGTTCTCTACTTTTGCCGGCAAATGACTAACGCAGCTCTCCTTACTGTTGCTAAAAACTGCCCTAATTTCACGTGCTTCCGCCTCTGCATTATGGAGCCTCACACCCCCGATTATATCACTCGACAACCTCTAGATGCTGGCTTCAGTGCTATCGTTGAATCCTGCAAGCACCTCCGGCGCCTCTCCCTATCTGGTCTTCTCACTGACCTTGTCTTTAAATCTATCGGGGCCTCGGCAAATTGTCTTGAGATGCTGTCAGTTGCTTTTGCTGGTGATGGTGATGCTGGTCTTCATTACATTCTCTCTGGTTGCAAGAACTTACGGAAGCTGGAAATCAGGGACTGCCCGTTTGGGGACAAACCTTTGTTGGATAATGCTGCGAAACTGGAGACAATGCGATCCCTTTGGATGTCATCATGCTCTGTGACCCTGGGAGCCTGCAGACAGCTTGCTCGGAAGATGCCACTACTTAATGTGGAGGTCATCAACGAGAGAAAAAGAGGGCTGCCGTTGGAGTTACAGCCTGATAATTGCCCTGTCGAGAAGCTCTACATTTATCGAACAGTTGCTGGTCCAAGATCTGACACCCCATCATGTGTTTGGATTTTAAGGTGA
- the LOC135633946 gene encoding sodium/hydrogen exchanger 1-like isoform X1: MAVDWGTVMVKLGLSGLDTSDHASVVSINIFVTLICACIVIGHLLEENRWMNESITSLIIGLCTGIVLRLATRGNNSRVMVFSEDLFFIYVLPPIIFNAGFQVKKKQFFRNFITIMLFGAVGTLISFIIISIGAVEIFRKMDIGALEIGDYLAIGAIFSATDSVCTLQVLNQDETPLLYSLVFGEGVVNDATSVVLFNAIQKFDLVHMDVTVVLKFVANFFYLFSTSTLLGALGGLLSAYIIKKLYFGRHSTDREVALMILMAYLSYMLAELLDLSGILTVFFCGIVMSHYTWHNVTESSRITTKHAFATLSFIAEVFLFLYVGMDALDIEKWQFVSNSPGKSVGLSSILLGLVLIGRAAFVFPLSFISNLSKRSQNDKITFKQQVIIWWAGLMRGAVSIALAYNQFTRSGHTHQRGNAFMITSTITVVLFSTMVFGLMTKPLIYFLLPPSMKHLTRSLSLSSEPSSPKSFLSPLLGNGQGSELETGHSIPRPTSLRMLLMTPSLSVHHYWRKFDDAFMRPMFGGRGFVPFVPGSPIERSVLEWE, encoded by the exons ATGGCCGTCGATTGGGGAACCGTCATGGTGAAGCTGGGGCTCTCCGGACTCGATACCTCTGACCACGCGTCGGTGGTGTCGATCAATATCTTCGTGACGCTCATCTGCGCCTGCATCGTGATTGGCCACCTGCTGGAGGAGAACCGATGGATGAATGAGTCCATTACATCTTTAATCATC GGGCTGTGCACCGGCATCGTACTTCGTCTTGCGACACGAGGGAATAATTCTCGTGTCATGGTCTTTAGTGAAGATCTCTTTTTTATCTACGTGCTCCCACCAATAATTTTCAATGCCGG gTTCCAAGTAAAGAAAAAGCAGTTCTTCCGCAACTTCATAACAATTATGCTGTTTGGTGCAGTAGGAACTTTGATCTCCTTCATAATAATTTCAATCG GTGCTGTGGAAATCTTCAGAAAAATGGATATAGGTGCACTGGAAATTGGAGATTATCTTG cAATTGGGGCAATCTTTTCTGCAACTGATTCTGTTTGCACTCTGCAG GTGCTTAACCAGGATGAGACACCTTTGCTTTATAGCCTGGTTTTTGGTGAAGGTGTCGTAAATGATGCTACATCGGTGGTGCTTTTCAATGCAATCCAGAAATTTGATCTGGTTCATATGGATGTCACAGTTGTGTTAAAATTTGTTGCCAACTTCTTTTATCTATTTTCTACAAGCACCTTGCTCGGAGCACTT GGAGGATTGCTTAGTGCTTATATCATAAAAAAGTTGTATTTCGGAAG ACATTCAACTGATCGAGAAGTTGCTCTTATGATTCTTATGGCTTATCTTTCTTATATGCTAGCTGAA TTGTTAGATTTAAGTGGCATTCTTACAGTATTCTTCTGTGGGATAGTAATGTCGCACTACACCTGGCATAATGTGACCGAGAGTTCTAGGATCACCACAAA GCATGCCTTTGCAACCTTGTCATTTATTGctgaagtttttctttttctatatgtTGGAATGGATGCATTAGACATTGAGAAGTGGCAGTTTGTCAGCAACAG CCCTGGAAAATCAGTTGGTTTGAGCTCAATTCTGTTGGGCTTGGTATTGATTGGCAGAGCTGCTTTTGTCTTTCCACTATCGTTCATCTCCAACTTAAGTAAAAGATCTCAGAATGACAAAATTACCTTTAAGCAGCAA GTTATAATCTGGTGGGCAGGTCTTATGAGAGGTGCGGTATCAATTGCACTTGCTTACAATCAG TTTACTAGATCTGGCCATACTCACCAGCGTGGAAATGCATTTATGATCACCAGCACTATCACCGTTGTTCTTTTCAGTACAATG GTGTTCGGATTGATGACTAAGCCTCTCATTTACTTCTTGCTGCCTCCAAGCATGAAGCATCTCACCAGATCTCTGAGTCTCTCATCGGAGCCTTCAAGTCCAAAATCTTTCCTTTCTCCACTGCTTGGCAATGGACAGGGTTCGGAGCTTGAAACTGGGCATAGCATACCTCGCCCGACAAGCCTACGGATGCTTCTGATGACACCATCCCTCTCTGTTCACCATTACTGGCGCAAGTTTGATGATGCCTTCATGCGCCCAATGTTTGGTGGGCGAGGTTTTGTTCCATTTGTTCCTGGTTCGCCGATTGAACGCAGTGTCCTTGAATGGGAATAA
- the LOC135633946 gene encoding sodium/hydrogen exchanger 1-like isoform X2 encodes MAVDWGTVMVKLGLSGLDTSDHASVVSINIFVTLICACIVIGHLLEENRWMNESITSLIIGLCTGIVLRLATRGNNSRVMVFSEDLFFIYVLPPIIFNAGFQVKKKQFFRNFITIMLFGAVGTLISFIIISIGAVEIFRKMDIGALEIGDYLAIGAIFSATDSVCTLQVLNQDETPLLYSLVFGEGVVNDATSVVLFNAIQKFDLVHMDVTVVLKFVANFFYLFSTSTLLGALGGLLSAYIIKKLYFGRHAFATLSFIAEVFLFLYVGMDALDIEKWQFVSNSPGKSVGLSSILLGLVLIGRAAFVFPLSFISNLSKRSQNDKITFKQQVIIWWAGLMRGAVSIALAYNQFTRSGHTHQRGNAFMITSTITVVLFSTMVFGLMTKPLIYFLLPPSMKHLTRSLSLSSEPSSPKSFLSPLLGNGQGSELETGHSIPRPTSLRMLLMTPSLSVHHYWRKFDDAFMRPMFGGRGFVPFVPGSPIERSVLEWE; translated from the exons ATGGCCGTCGATTGGGGAACCGTCATGGTGAAGCTGGGGCTCTCCGGACTCGATACCTCTGACCACGCGTCGGTGGTGTCGATCAATATCTTCGTGACGCTCATCTGCGCCTGCATCGTGATTGGCCACCTGCTGGAGGAGAACCGATGGATGAATGAGTCCATTACATCTTTAATCATC GGGCTGTGCACCGGCATCGTACTTCGTCTTGCGACACGAGGGAATAATTCTCGTGTCATGGTCTTTAGTGAAGATCTCTTTTTTATCTACGTGCTCCCACCAATAATTTTCAATGCCGG gTTCCAAGTAAAGAAAAAGCAGTTCTTCCGCAACTTCATAACAATTATGCTGTTTGGTGCAGTAGGAACTTTGATCTCCTTCATAATAATTTCAATCG GTGCTGTGGAAATCTTCAGAAAAATGGATATAGGTGCACTGGAAATTGGAGATTATCTTG cAATTGGGGCAATCTTTTCTGCAACTGATTCTGTTTGCACTCTGCAG GTGCTTAACCAGGATGAGACACCTTTGCTTTATAGCCTGGTTTTTGGTGAAGGTGTCGTAAATGATGCTACATCGGTGGTGCTTTTCAATGCAATCCAGAAATTTGATCTGGTTCATATGGATGTCACAGTTGTGTTAAAATTTGTTGCCAACTTCTTTTATCTATTTTCTACAAGCACCTTGCTCGGAGCACTT GGAGGATTGCTTAGTGCTTATATCATAAAAAAGTTGTATTTCGGAAG GCATGCCTTTGCAACCTTGTCATTTATTGctgaagtttttctttttctatatgtTGGAATGGATGCATTAGACATTGAGAAGTGGCAGTTTGTCAGCAACAG CCCTGGAAAATCAGTTGGTTTGAGCTCAATTCTGTTGGGCTTGGTATTGATTGGCAGAGCTGCTTTTGTCTTTCCACTATCGTTCATCTCCAACTTAAGTAAAAGATCTCAGAATGACAAAATTACCTTTAAGCAGCAA GTTATAATCTGGTGGGCAGGTCTTATGAGAGGTGCGGTATCAATTGCACTTGCTTACAATCAG TTTACTAGATCTGGCCATACTCACCAGCGTGGAAATGCATTTATGATCACCAGCACTATCACCGTTGTTCTTTTCAGTACAATG GTGTTCGGATTGATGACTAAGCCTCTCATTTACTTCTTGCTGCCTCCAAGCATGAAGCATCTCACCAGATCTCTGAGTCTCTCATCGGAGCCTTCAAGTCCAAAATCTTTCCTTTCTCCACTGCTTGGCAATGGACAGGGTTCGGAGCTTGAAACTGGGCATAGCATACCTCGCCCGACAAGCCTACGGATGCTTCTGATGACACCATCCCTCTCTGTTCACCATTACTGGCGCAAGTTTGATGATGCCTTCATGCGCCCAATGTTTGGTGGGCGAGGTTTTGTTCCATTTGTTCCTGGTTCGCCGATTGAACGCAGTGTCCTTGAATGGGAATAA
- the LOC135633812 gene encoding transport inhibitor response 1-like protein Os05g0150500 isoform X2 yields the protein MVGGFRWAAMFPDEVWEHVFSFLPADADRNAAALVCRAWYRIERRSRWRVFVGNCYAVEPAAAVRRFPEVRAAAIKGKPHFADFNLVPSDWGGGAEAWVEAMAEGWPHLEELRLKRMVVSDDCLELIARCFKNFKVLSLVSCEGFSTAGLAAIAANCRNLRELDLHENEVEDNCLHWMSHFPESFASLVTLNIACLEERLVGLLHRVPQLVDLGTGKFAAQHHPELFSKLESAIAGCKNLKSLSGFWEAGPTYLPAIYSVCEGLTSLNLSYATIQGPELIKLISWCKNLQRLWVMDLIEDDGLIAVAASCKLLQELRVFPSDPYGAAQPISLTEHGLVAISAGCPMLHSVLYFCRQMTNAALLTVAKNCPNFTCFRLCIMEPHTPDYITRQPLDAGFSAIVESCKHLRRLSLSGLLTDLVFKSIGASANCLEMLSVAFAGDGDAGLHYILSGCKNLRKLEIRDCPFGDKPLLDNAAKLETMRSLWMSSCSVTLGACRQLARKMPLLNVEVINERKRGLPLELQPDNCPVEKLYIYRTVAGPRSDTPSCVWILR from the exons ATGGTAGGGGGGTTCAGATGGGCGGCGATGTTCCCGGATGAGGTGTGGGAGCACGTGTTCTCGTTCCTGCCGGCGGACGCCGACCGGAACGCAGCGGCGCTCGTGTGCCGCGCGTGGTACCGGATCGAGCGGCGGTCGCGGTGGCGGGTTTTCGTTGGGAACTGCTATGCGGTGGAGCCGGCCGCGGCGGTCCGGCGATTCCCGGAGGTGAGGGCGGCCGCGATCAAGGGGAAGCCCCACTTCGCCGATTTCAACCTGGTGCCCAGCGACTGGGGCGGCGGGGCCGAGGCGTGGGTCGAGGCGATGGCGGAGGGTTGGCCGCACCTGGAGGAGCTGCGCCTCAaaaggatggtggtctctgacgaCTGCCTTGAGCTCATCGCCCGGTGTTTCAAGAACTTCAAGGTGCTCTCTCTCGTCTCCTGCGAGGGTTTCAGCACGGCCGGACTCGCCGCCATCGCCGCCAACTGCAG GAATCTGAGGGAGCTAGACCTACATGAAAATGAAGTGGAGGATAATTGTCTACATTGGATGAGCCACTTTCCAGAGTCTTTTGCTTCTTTAGTAACCCTGAACATTGCATGCTTGGAAG AAAGGCTTGTCGGCCTCCTACACAGGGTGCCACAGCTGGTGGACCTTGGAACTGGCAAGTTTGCTGCACAACATCATCCAGAGCTTTTCTCCAAGCTCGAGTCTGCCATTGCTGGCTGTAAAAATTTGAAGAGCCTCTCTGGTTTCTGGGAAGCTGGACCGACATACCTACCTGCAATCTACTCAGTTTGTGAGGGTCTTACATCACTGAATCTGAGCTATGCTACGATACAAGGCCCGGAGCTCATCAAGTTAATCAGCTGGTGCAAAAATCTGCAACGACTATGG gtaatggatttaattgaGGACGATGGCCTTATTGCTGTGGCAGCATCTTGCAAGCTCCTTCAAGAACTACGGGTATTCCCTTCTGATCCATACGGTGCCGCACAGCCTATCTCTCTTACCGAACATGGTCTGGTCGCCATCTCTGCTGGTTGCCCAATGCTTCACTCTGTTCTCTACTTTTGCCGGCAAATGACTAACGCAGCTCTCCTTACTGTTGCTAAAAACTGCCCTAATTTCACGTGCTTCCGCCTCTGCATTATGGAGCCTCACACCCCCGATTATATCACTCGACAACCTCTAGATGCTGGCTTCAGTGCTATCGTTGAATCCTGCAAGCACCTCCGGCGCCTCTCCCTATCTGGTCTTCTCACTGACCTTGTCTTTAAATCTATCGGGGCCTCGGCAAATTGTCTTGAGATGCTGTCAGTTGCTTTTGCTGGTGATGGTGATGCTGGTCTTCATTACATTCTCTCTGGTTGCAAGAACTTACGGAAGCTGGAAATCAGGGACTGCCCGTTTGGGGACAAACCTTTGTTGGATAATGCTGCGAAACTGGAGACAATGCGATCCCTTTGGATGTCATCATGCTCTGTGACCCTGGGAGCCTGCAGACAGCTTGCTCGGAAGATGCCACTACTTAATGTGGAGGTCATCAACGAGAGAAAAAGAGGGCTGCCGTTGGAGTTACAGCCTGATAATTGCCCTGTCGAGAAGCTCTACATTTATCGAACAGTTGCTGGTCCAAGATCTGACACCCCATCATGTGTTTGGATTTTAAGGTGA